CTATGACGACGCGTTCGGCGACCAGCGGGCCATGATCGACACGTTCTCCCGCCTGTTCGGCCCCTACCCGTTCGGCTCCTACACGGTCGTCGTCACCGACGACGACCTCGAGATCCCCCTCGAGGCGCAAGGGCTCTCCGCCTTCGGCGCGAACTTCCTCACCTCCGACTGGGACTCGGTTCGTCTGGTGGCGCACGAGCTGTCCCACCAGTGGTTCGGCAACAGTCTGACCCTGGGGCAGTGGAAAGACATCTGGCTCCACGAGGGATTCGCCTGCTACGCCGAGTGGATCTGGTCGGAGGAGTCCGGCGGGCCGACCGCACACGAGCGGGCGCAGGACCACCACCGGCGGCTCAGTGGGCTCGACCAGGACGTGGTGCTCTCAGATCCCGGGCCGGAGCTGATGTTCGACGACCGGATCTACAAGCGCGGCGCCCTCACGCTGCACGCACTCCGTATGACCGTCGGCGATGACGCGTTCTTCGCCCTCCTGCGCGGTTGGACCGACAAGCACGCGCACGGGACGGTCAACACCGCAGCCTTCGTGGAGTTCGCAGAGCTGTCCACCGGCCACGACCTGGCTGGGCTCTTCGACGCGTGGCTCGACCGAACCGCCCTCCCGGACCTGCCACACAGGTCCTGACCCCGACGGACAGCTGATTCGCGACCTCCTCCGACTCTGCTGCTGGCGACCCGTCCGGCCGGACGTGCTGGTGATGATGGAGTCAGTCGAGCAGGCCCGATGGACCTGCCGAGTAGACCGTGATGTCCGATGGGCGGGATCCGTTGCCCGCGATCGCGGCCGTCAGGCCGATGGCGAGGTCCACGTCGGCCACCCAGTCCGGCCGCCTGAGTGCCGCTGGCGTTTCCACGACCTCCGGAGCTCCTGAGGAGTCGTCCAACCGCACCGACGCGGGATCCACCTGCAACCCCACCCCACACGCCTTCAGCACCGCTTCCTTCCGAACCCACGCACGTGCCACCTCCCCGTGGGTCTCTGCACGCTCGAGCGGATGCAGCAGCACGTCGCGGACCTCCCGCGTGGCGAACGCGTCGGTCGACTCCACGTCCACCCCCACCGACACGCTGGCGGCCAGGGCCACCATCGTCACCCCCGGCGCTCGGGCGACGCTCACGCCAGGTCGCTCGGGCCCGCTCAGACCACGAAGGACCGGGCGGCCGTGGCTGGAGCTCGCGCACCGCGGGCAGATGCGTACCGTCTCCACGCCGGCCGCGGTCGAGCCGTAACGCCGCACCGCCAGGTCCCGCAGCAGCCTCTCGGCCACGTGGGCGTCGTCGCAGCGCGCCCACGCCACCCACAGCCACGTCACGGTTCCAGTCTCCCGCACGAGCCAGAGAGCGACCGAACCTGCTCCTGAGCACAGGCGCTCGATCGTCGGATCGTCCGCGGTGCCTGCGTGCAAGCATCAGCCCCCGACGCGGAGCAATCGCGCCGCCGCTTGGCGACGGACCATCGGGTGGCCGCCGGACAGTACGGGGACGAGGCCGACACGCGGGTGAGGAAATGGTGAGGGGTCCCGCTGGTGATCATCAGCAGGACCCCTGGTCTTCCCGGGACAGCTCCCCGGGCGCTGGGCTTCAGCGGTGACGAGGACCGTCGTCACAGCTGTGGCGGCAGTGTCCCGGACCGTCGTCGGCGCCGTGGGCGGCGAAGGCGGCGCTGGTGGGCGCGGCGACGAGGACGATGGCGGCTGCCAGGGTGGCGAAAGCGCGGCGGACGTTCATGATCGGTTCCTTCCGGGGGTGGTGTTCATGACCCGTCCAGCGTCGCGCTGTTCGTAGAACACCGCGAGATGGTCGATGGTGCTAGCACGATGCCGGGACCTACCTCGGGCAATGTTCATCACGAGGTCGTTGACGCGAGCGCGAACCACATCGCTGGACGCCGTGCACCGGGCAACGAGCCGCTGAACGGGGCCTCCGCTTGGCGGCTAGTGCTGTGCCCGATGTCCGGTCGACGTCTCGATGACGTTGAGGTCGACCACGGTACGGATCGTTGGGTCGCTTCGCGCTGCGAGCCATCCGAGCTCGTGCACGACGGCTGCGAGGGTCTCGAAGGACTTCACGCCGCCGTCGACCAGCTCGTCGACGAGCTTGCCTACGCGCGACCCGCGGGCCAGAGCCTCGACGAGGTCGATGGCCGCGAGCAGCAGGTCAGGGCGCCCGTTGCTCGGCACGGTCTGAAGGATGTCACGGGGAAACGAGGGCGCCACGTCTTTGTCGGTGGCGGAGAGTCGCCAGAAGCGATCGGCACCGACGCTTCCCAGCGCGGCCAGGGCCAGAGGCGGGCTCGCCGCGAAGGTCTCGCGTGCGCTGCTCGCGCAGTCCTCATGGTTGTACAGGTCCGGGTGGGCGAGCATCGCTAGATATGCGCGTGCGTCACGCACCATCACTTCGGCGAGCTGTCCGCGGAGGTCACCACCGTCTTTGAGCACAGGGGGATGGAAGCACGCCAAGATGAACGAGTCGACGGGTGTCTAGTCGAGGTTCAACGACACGTCGTCCGGGATTCACCACCGTTGCTCGCTGTCGGCACGGTCTTGAGCCCTTGTTCACCTCGAGGATGCACGATCAACGCGTGGCGTACTTCGTTGCCTCGCCCGAGAAGCGACGCGTGCCGGTCAGCTTGCTCAACGCGGCCGGGCGCTCGATCCCGGTCGACACCACGATCGAGCCTGGTGCACCGGCACACGCCGTGCCTGCGCATTCGATGACGTCGATGTGCGGCGTCGACACTTCCGGCATGTGGCACTTCCCGGACCGGACGTTCGCGGACGTCGGCCACGACCAGCTGTGCCTGGACTGCCTCGTCGCCCTGCTCGCTCAGGCTCACCAGCTGCGCCAGCGGGGCCTCACCGGCCGTCGACGCCGCGCGGTCAGTCCTTGAGGCTACGGAGGTCGACCGGACCGTACGGGAAGTCCGGCGTGCGTCGCGTGGGGCGGAAGTCTGCGTGCCGCACCCGGTGGGGGTAGCCCTCCTGCCCGTGGCGCCGCCCGTGCTCGCGCGGCTCGTCGGAGCGCTGGGTGATGGGCGAGGTCGCGGTCGACAGGCGGCGCGAGCCGGCCAGGGTCTGCCAGCTGACGGCGTACGACGGCTCCGCCGTCCGGTCGAGACGAGGGTCGGGCCGCACACTGGTGGGCCGTGGCGTGTGGAAGAAGTCGGCCTGCACGCGCTCTGGCGTCACGTCGACCAGCACGTAGCCGTGTCCGACGCCGTCGAGGTACTTCAGGTAGGAGTTGTAGCCGCCGAGGAACTGCGCAAGGCCGTCGATCTGGGCGGCGACGGCCTCTGCGGGTGCACCCGGCTGACTCGCTCGCACGATCTCGTAGAAGCCGTCACTGGTCACGGACGGGCAGACGAGCTCGACCCCCACGGAGTCGTACGGCGTGCCGGCGAATGCTGCCGTCCCCGGTGCGGGGAGGGTGGCCGGCAGGTCGATCGCCCACGAGGAGTGGATGTCGCCGGTCAGCACAACGAGGTCGCCGGCGTCGGCGGGCTGGTCACCGGCCCGCGCGAGGAGCGCGGCCTGATCGGCCTGGTAGCCGTCCCACTGGTCGGAGTTGAGCAGCAGCAGGTCTGCGGGTGCGCCGAGGACGGCGCCCGGGAAGCGGATGGGCGCCAGGATCACCTGGTTGCCGACCAGGTGCCAGCTCGTGGGTCGGGTGAGGCCGTCCTGGAGCCACGCGAGCTGCTCCGGCTCGGGCAGGTGCCGCCCGGGATCGGCCAGCGCGCTGTCGACGGCGGGGGAGGAGCCGGTCGGGATGAAGCCGCCGCCGGTGGTGGTGAAGCTCGGGACGTCGATCTGGCGACTGCGGTTCTGCCGGGTCTCGAGCACGGACAGGTCGGCGAGGGTGCCGAAGGTGAACCGCTTGAAGAACCGGGTGCCGTCGTGGTCCACGGCCTGGTCGGGCAGGCGGAACGGCAGCCACTCGAGGTAGGCCTGGTACGCGGCGTGGCGCCGCGCCATGAAGTCTCCTTCGGTGGGCTGGTGGTTCTCCGCGCCGTCCTCCCACGCGTTGTTGGCGACCTCGTGGTCGTCGAAGATGGTGATGAACGGGTGCCGGGAGTGCACCAGCTGCAGGTCGGGGTCGGCCTTGTGGAGGGCGTGCCGCAGCCGGTAGTCCGACAGGGCCACCGTCTCGCCGGCGGGCTGGTGGTCACGCGTGCCGGCCAGCTCGGAGGGGCCGTAGCGGTCGGCGCCGTTGCCGTACTCGTAGATGTAGTCACCCACGTGCAGCACGAAGTCGAGGTCGTCCCGCTTCCCGAGGGCTCGGTAGGTGGTGAAGTAGCCGCCCGTGTAGTTGCTGCACGACACCAGTGCGAAGCGCAGCGCGTGGGTCCGGCCAGCCTCGTCGGGTGCGGTCTGGGTCCGTCCGACGGGACTCGTCTGCCCGGCGGCCCGGAACCGGTACCAATAGCGCGTGTAGGGGCGCAGGCCGGTGACGTCGACCTTCACCGTGTGGTCGCTCTCGGGCGACGTGCGCACGACGCCGCGGGCCACGACACGGGTGAAGCGGTGGTCCAGGGCCACCTCCCACCGCACCGTGGTGGGAGCCCCGAGCCCGCTGCCCGGGGTCGCCACCGGCTCGTTCGGGCGGCGCCTCGGGGGCGTGACGCGGGTCCAGATCACCACGGCATCCGCGGTGGGATCGCCGCTCGCGACGCCGTAACCGAAGGCTCCCCGGTGTGCCGGAGCCTCGGCGGCCGCGACGTCGAAGACGCGCAACGGGCCGGCGGCAGCCGTCGCGACGCCGGCGGCCGATGCCTGGAGCATGGTGCGCCGAGTCGGACGCAGGGCAGAGCCCGACGGGGTCGTCTGCAGGCCGGTCATGATGTGACGGTCCCACCGTCGGCCTGTGTTGTCATCCGTCGGTGGGTGAACACCGCCGGAACACCGCCGTCCTCGTGGTGCAGGACCTGCGGCACGCACGTCCGTACGTCCAGGCCGGGAACGGGCGACGGCTCGCCGGCACGAGGTATGCCGATCCGGAGGTCACGACGGAGCTGAGCAGTTCCGGTGACCTCCCGGCGAGCCGCTACCCCTCGCCGATGCCGGGTGTCGGACGGAACGCGTTGACGGTCGCGTCGATCACGACCTGGTCGCGCCGGCCCGAGTCGAGGACGGTGTTGGCGGTGGACGCGGGGTCGACGAGGACGGTGACGACCTCGAGCGGACGGGACGACCGTGCGCCGAGCAGGGCGTCGACCTGCGCCTCGAAGGCGCTCTCGCCGGTCCCGGGGTCGATGTCCGTGGCCACCACGTGGTTGTTGGCGACGTGGTGGCCGGTGCCGTCGACGAGGCGGATGACGACCGGGGTGGTGCCGGGCGGACGTACGCTCGCCGCCGCGAGCACCTCGGAGACGTGGTTGCCGATGACCGAGTTGCCGGTCCCACCGACCCGCAGCAGGCCGTGGTCGTCGTCGAGGCCGTTGTCCACGCCGACGAACGGGGTCCACGGCTCGCTGTCGCGCAGCAGGTGGTTGGTGGCGACGAGGACCTCGGAGCAGTCCTCGAGGACCACCATGCCGGGGTAGAAGGAGTGCAGCCGGTTGTTCGTGACGCTGGACCGGGAGACGCCGGTGAGGTGCACGCTGCTGGCGCCCCGCGGGAAGACGTTGTTGGCGGTGACGAGCAGCCCGCCGTGGTTCTCGGCGAGGATCGAGTGGCCGCGGGGGCCGGCGCCCACGAGGTTGTCGGTGACCTTGGAGGCCTGCCCCCACCCGCGCAGCTCGATGCAGCTGCCGCACTCGGCGACGAAGTTGTCGTGGACGGACAGCGCGTCGGCGTGGTGGACCGTGAGCGCGTGCTCGAGGTAGACGAAGCCCATGCTGTTGACCCGGAACGAGTCGTTCGCGCTGGCGACATGGATGCCGGTCTTGCCGTTGGCGTAGGTGTTCTCGGGGTCGAGACCTGAGCCGTCGGCCTCGAAGTGGAGCCCGTCGATGCAGAAGCCGGCGAACTCCACGGAGCTGATCCGGGGCGAGCCCTCGCGGGCGACCAGGAACGCGGCGCCGGCGGACGGCTCGGCCCCGTCGGGCACGTCGAGGTCGACCAGGACGCGGCTGCCGCCCGGCCAGAGCTCGTGCAGGTCGTCCCACTCGTCCTCGGGCACGTTGAAGCGGATGCTGGAGGAGGTGAAGCCGTGGCCCGACCCCTCGATCCGCAGGAAGCTCAGGTCGACCAGGACCTGGGTGCGCAGCCGGTAGTCACCGGGCGGGATGTGGATCACGGCGCCGGGCTTGCCGCGTCCTCCGTCGTCCGAGCGGTCCTGGCGGGCACGCACGTCGGCGATGATGCTGTTGATGACCTCGCCGATGTCGTCGGCGGCGTCACCGACGGGCCAGTCGGTGACGTCGTAGCGGTTCGGGCTCACCATCGCCTCAGGACCCCACCGTCGCCGCGGGCCTCGCCGCCGCGGGCTGGGCGACCTCGAGCCGTCCGTCGACCACGCGGACCGGCATCGGGTCGGTGATCTCGCCGATCCACCCGGCCTGCCCGTCGGAGTTGCGGAAGGCGAGCAGCCGCCAGTCGCCGGACCGGTCGCGGACCAGGCGGCCGACGTAGAGCTGCTCGTCGGTCAGCCGGTAGGCCGCGGTGAGGTCGTAGGGCCCGGTCGGCGAGTCGACCGGGAACGCCCAGACGCCGCCGGTGGGGTCGCTCGCGCCCCGTCGCTGCGACAGCTCGGAGCCGAGGCACGAGAAGAGGCCCACCGTGGTGCCGTCGACCGTCTCCACCTGGAGCACCTCGACGTGCCCGAACCCGGCGCCCGGACTCGACAGGGGCGGCTGCACCGTCCAGCGCAGCAGGTCGGGGGACGTCGCGTGGCCGACCACGCCGCGATCGTCCGGGTCGCCGCTGTCGGCGCGGGCGGTGATGAGCATGTGCCAGCCGGAGTGGTCCCGGAACACCCACGGATCGCGCCAGGCCTGGTCGGGCCACTGCCGGGTGGCGGCCGTCTCGTACCAGCGGGGGTCGGGCTCGAGCACCTGGCGGTCGGGCTCGCGGTGCCAGGTGAACAGGTCGTCGGAGACGACCGAGCTGATCCGCTGCACCAGGCCGTCGCCGGCGCGGTCGACCGCGGTGTAGAACATCCGCCACCGGCCGTCGTCGTCACGGACCACCGAGCCGGTCCAGGTCGCGAGGTCGTCGAACGCGGGGGAGTCGTCCGGGATCAGCGCGTCGGCGTGCTCGGTCCAGGTGACCAGGTCGGTGGACGTCGCGTGGCCGACGGTGGCGCGCCAGTGCCGCCGGTCCGGATCGATCAGCGCGCGCGACGCCTTGAGGAAGAAGAGGTGGTGCTGCTCGCCGTCGTCGGCGAGCCAGAAGTCCCACACCCAGGAGGAGGCCAGTCGGAGCATCGGTGGTGGTGCCTTTCAGGGCTGGGGCGGGGCCGCGACGGATCCCCGGACGATGAGTGGGCAGTCGAGCAGGACGGGGTCGTGCCGGTGGTCGGTGCCGTCGCCGTCCTCGAGCAGGCGCACGACGGTCTCCACGGCCCAGGCGCCCATCTCGTAGTGGGGGAGGGCGACCGTGGTGAGGCCGGGGTGGAGGTTCGCGGCGATCAGCTCCTGGTTGTCGAAGCCGACGACCGACAGGTCGCGCGGGACCTCGAGGCCCAGCTCGTTGGCGGCGCGGTAGGCACCCATCGCCATCCGGTCGTTGTAGCAGAACAGGGCGGTCGGACGGTCCGGACGCGACAGCAGGGTGCGGGCCAGCTCGTAGCCGGTGTGCACCTCGGAGGGCGCCTGCAGGACGAGGTCGTCGTCGACCGCGATGCCGTGACGCGCGAGGGTCTCGCGGAAGCCGGCGAGCCGCTCGTGGGTCGCCGGCACGTCGTCGTCGTTGTTGATGAACCCGATCCGGGTGTGGCCGGCGTCGACGAGGTGGGTGACGGCGGCCACCGCACCGCCCCGCTCGTCCGGCACCACGGCCGGCAACCGCCCCGCCCGGTCCGTGGCGTCGATGAGCACCGCGGGCACGTGGTCGAGGTTCGGGGGCGCGTGCACCTGGCGGTGGTACATCGTCGCGTAGAGCACGGCGTCGACCTGGCGCTCGATCAGCACCTGCACGTCGGCCGCGTGCGCGAGGTCGTCGGGCCCGCGCTCGGCGTTGATGATCACGAGGGTGAGGTCGTGGGCGCGGGCCGCCTCCTGCGCGCCGAGGATGATCCGGCCCGCGTGGGGCGTGGTCGCGATCTCCTCGCTCAGCAGGCCGATCAGCCCGGACCTGTTGGTGCGCAGCGCCTGCGCCATCCGGTTGGGACCGTAGCCGAGCTCGGCGGCCGCGTCCCGCACACGGGCGCGGGTCTCGGGCGCCACCCGGGCGTGGGGGTTGTCGTTGAGCACGTGCGAGACGGTCGTGACCGACACCCCCGCGCGCTCGGCGACGTCCTTGATGCCGACACCTCTCACCGACATGCTGGGACCTCCTTCGACGAGGTGGACCGGGCCGCGTACGGGCACCGGGTGCTGCGGCCGATCATCCCTTGACCGCCCCGAGGGTGAGCCCCGCGACGATGTGGCGCTGCAGGACCAGGGTGAGCAGGATGACCGGGACGGAGTAGATCGCCGCCAGCGCGGTCATCGCGCCCCAGTCCAGGCCGAACTGGGTCTGGAAGTTGGCGATCACGATGGGCGTCGTCTGGGCGCGTACCGAGGTGAGCAGGAGCGAGAAGAGGAACTCGTTCCACGACGCGAGGAAGGCGAAGATCGCCGTCACCGCCAGGCCGCCAGACACCACCGGCAGCACGACCAGCCGCAGCGCCACGAGCCGGGACGCGCCGTCGACCTTGGCGGCCTCCTCGAGCTCCTCGGGCACGGCCTCGAAGAAGCTGGCGAGCAACCAGATCGACAGCGGCAGCGAGATCGTGGTGTGCGCGATCGCCAGGGCGAACGACGTGTCGTTGATGTGCAGCGTGCGCATCGTCTCCACCAGCGGTGCGCCGACCGCGATGGTCGGGACCATCCGGGTGACCAGCGCGGCCATCACGAAGACGCGCCCGCTCGGCGTGCGGTAGCGGGTGATCGCGTAGGCCGCCGGGACGGCCAGGACCAGCGAGAAGACCGTGCTGAGCACTGCGGTGACGACGCTGTTGACCAGCGCCGGGACGACGCCGTCCTTGGCCAGCGCCGTCACGTAGTTGTCGAGCGTCCACACCTTCGGCAGCACCGTGGGCGGGACCGCGATCGCGTCGCTGGGAGTCTTGAAGGAGGTGAGCGCGAGGTAGAGGAACGGGAACCCGTAGAGCACCAGGACGGCCACCAGGACGCCCCACAGGATGGCGCGGGGGAGCCGGCGCGTGGTCTCGAGGCCGTTCATGCGTCGGCCCCCGGGCGCCAGATGGCGAAGATCGCCACGCTCGCGACGGCCAGCATGGCGAGGAGGTAGATCGTCCCCATCGCGCTGGCGAGGCCGATGTCGCCGTAGCGGGTCATGGTCCGGTAGACCAGCAGGCTCAGCGTCGTCGTGCTCTCCTGCGGGCCGCCGTTGGTCTGGATCAGGATGATGTCGAACGCGCGGGCGGCGTCGATGCCGCGCACGATCAGCGCGACCGCGATCACCGGTCGCAGCAGCGGGACGATGATGCGCAGGAGCATGGTCCAGAAGCCGGCGCCGTCGAGCCGGGCCGCCTCGAGGACGTCGCCGGGGACGTTCTGCAGGCCCGCGAAGAGCACGAGGGTGATGAAGGACGTGGTGAGCCAGACGTCCGGCAGCGCCACGGAGAACAGCGCGATGTCGGGGTCGCTGAGCCAGCTGACGTCGATGCCGAGCAGCTCGTTGACGATGCCGAAGTTGTCGATGAGCAGGAACCGCCACAGCAGGCCGGCGACGACCGGGGCGATCATCAGCGGGTACATGAACAGGGTGCGGAACACCGTGGAGCGGCTGCCCAGGGCGGAGAACAGCAGCGCGACGCCGAGGCCGATGGTGAACTCCAGCGCCACCACGACGAGGGTGTAGAGCGCGGTGCGCCACGAGGCGCCCTGGAAGGCGTCGGATGAGAAGGCGGCCGCGAAGTTGTCGAGGCCCACGAACTCGCGGGGACCGCCGGCGACGGGGGAGATGTCGTAGAAGCCGTTGGTGACGAACCGGACGAGGGGCCAGGCGACGAAGGCGAGGAGGAAGGCGGCCGCGGGCGCCATCATCAGCGCGGCGAAGCGGCGGTCGTTCACACGCACGTCAGCTCCTTGGGGACAGTAGGGGAGGGGCGGGCTGGGGCGGCCGGCACGTCACCGGCCGCCCCGTGGTCAGCTGACGATCACCTGGTGATCTCCTCGATCTGCTCCTTGGCGTCGGCGAGCAGGGCCGCGTTGTCGGCGCCCGGCTCGACGGCCTTCTGCAGCATCGGCGTCAGCACGGTGTTGACGATCTCCTGCCACTGCGGGGTCGCGGGCCGGGCCCGGGTGGCGGGGGAGTTGAGCGTCTCGAGGATCGCCGGGTAGTTCTCGCGCCCCTCGACGCCGTCCTGCGACTCGAACGCGGAGACCCGGCTGACCAGGCCGAGCGAGGTGTCGACGGACAGCTCGTTGTGGTCGTAGGCGAAGGCGATGAAGTCCTTGGCCTCCTCCTGCTTGGTCCCGGCGGTCGGGACGGAGAGGTACCAGGCACCCGGGACGCCGGCGACGCCACCGGGGCCCGCGATCATCGGTGCGGCGCCGATCTTGCCCTTGACCGCCGCGTCGTCCGGGGTCTGGGTGTAGGCGTGGCCCCAGAAGCGCATCATCGCGAGCTTGCCCTGGTAGAAGAGGTTCTGGGCCCCGGCCCAGTCCAGCTGGGCCGCGCCCTCGGGGGCGTACGGCAGCAGGCTGGTGTAGTAGTCGAGCGCGGCGAGGTGCTCCTTGCTGTCGATCGTGACGTCGCCGCTCGCGGGGTCCATCACCATCTGCTCGGCACCGGCCTGCGACACCGTCGCGAGCCACTCGGTCTCGACGGCACCCTTGACGTCGGTGCCGTAGAGGTCGACCTTCCCGTCGTCGTCGGTGTCGCGGGTGAAGAACTCCGCGGCGTCGGTGTACTGCTCCCACGTCGTGGGGGGTGCGAGGGGGTAGCCGTACTCCTTCTCGAAGTCGGCCTTGTTCTTCGCGTCCTCGAACAGGTCGGTGCGGTAGTAGAGGATCTCGGAGTTGGTGAAGATCGGCATCCCGACGTACGTGCCGTCGACCTGTGCCTCGGACACCAGGCCGGGGAAGAGGTCGCCCTTCACCTCGTCGGTGAACAGGTCGTCGAGCGGCTCGACGCCGTCGGCGAACGCGCTCAGCCAGATCGCGTCGAGCGCGGCGACGTCGAAGGACACGCTGCCCGACCCGAGCTCGGTCTGGATGCGGTCGTAGAGGCCGTCGTAGGGGAGCTCGACCAGCTTGACGGAGGTCCCGGTCTCCTCCTCGTAGAGGTCGGCGATCGGCTGGAGCTCGGCGAGCCCGCCACCCTCGACGAGCACCGTCAGGACGTCACCGCCGTCCGCGGAGGACGTACCGCCGGCACCACACCCCGAGAGGGCCAGCGCGGCGATCGTCGCCACCGCCGTCCCGACCATCGCGGCCCGGCGGCCGCGCACGTTGCGAAGCGTCATCACTTCGACTCCCGTTCTAGAGATCTGCGCGGCTGCCACGCCGCGGATGCGAGTGGGGGTCACCCTACGGTGACGAAACGTTTTGGCAAAACGTCTTGGCACAGTCTTGCCATGTGACGACCGTCGCGTCCACTGCCAAACGCGGCCAAAATTTCCTGGACTCGGAGGAAGGCTCCCGCGCAGGCCTCACCGGACTCGTGGGAACGGCGAGCGGATGTTTCGTCGCGTGTTCTGGCTGACCGACGGCCGCTGCTGCGTCCACAGCCGGGGCGGTGATCTACGTCCCGCCCGGCGACTGCTCGCTCAAGACGCGGATCGTCATCGTCATCGGCGACCGGCAGATCAGGGGTTCGGGCACGGGTTCGCCTCCTCGGGCATCCGCCACAACGCGGGCAACACCTCCAGGTGGTCGGAGGTGCTCCCGGGCGGGAGACGGATCCGGGTGGAGAACACCGACGGCAGGTCGGAGGCCATCCTCATCAACCGAAAACGTCCCAAGACAACCGAAGGTGTCTTGGGACGTTCTCGCAGGTCAGACGCCGATCAGCGGGTGGACCCGCAGGTCGGCGCTGAGCGTGGCTCAGATGTCGTAGTAGAGCTCGAACTCGTGCGGGTGCGGGCGCAGCTGCACGGGGGCGATCTCCTGGGTCCGCTTGAAGTGGATCCAGGTCTCGATCAGGTCGTCGGTGAAGACGCCGCCGCGGGTCAGGTACTCGTGGTCGGCCTCGAGCGCGTCGAGGACGGCACCGAGGCTGGTGGGCACCTGGTCGATGTCGGCCATCTCGTCCGGCGGCAGCTCGTAGATGTCCTTGTCGATCGGGGCCGCGGGCTCCGTCTTGTTCTGGACGCCGTCGAGGCCGGCGAGCATGAGGGCGGCGAAGGCGAGGTACGGGTTCGCCGACGGGTCGGGGAAGCGGGTCTCAACGCGCTTGGCCTTCGGGTTCGCGCCGGTGATCGGGATGCGGACCGAGGCGGAGCGGTTGCGCGAGGAGTAGACCAGCGAGATCGGCGCCTCGAAGCCCGGCACCAGGCGGTGGTAGGAGTTCACCGTCGGGTTGGTGAACGCCAGCAGCGACGGGGCGTGCTTGAGGATGCCGCCGATGTACCAGCGGGCGGTGTCGGAGAGACCCGCGTAGCCGGTCTCGTCGAAGAACAGCGGATCGCCGTCCTTCCACAGCGACTGGTGCACGTGCATGCCCGAGCCGTTGTCGCCGAAGATCGGCTTCGGCATGAAGGTGACCGACTTGCCCTGCTCCCAGGCGGTGTTCTTGATGAGGTACTTGAACTTCATCACGTCGTCCGCGGCCTTGAGCAGCGTGTCGAAGCGGTAGTTGATCTCC
Above is a genomic segment from Nocardioides okcheonensis containing:
- the glnA gene encoding type I glutamate--ammonia ligase, encoding MFNNSDELLKFIKDEGVEMIDVRFCDLPGVMQHFTVPASSFDQSVFDDGLGFDGSSIRGFQAINESDMSLFPDPTTAYLDPFRKSKTLNVNFFIHDPITGEAYSRDPRNIARKALAYLDSTGIADTAYFAPEAEFYIFDSVRYSTGVNEGYYHIDSVEGWWNSGKEGEENKGYKTRLKGGYFPVEPYDHYSDLRADMVKNLEASGLLVERAHHEVGTAGQAEINYRFDTLLKAADDVMKFKYLIKNTAWEQGKSVTFMPKPIFGDNGSGMHVHQSLWKDGDPLFFDETGYAGLSDTARWYIGGILKHAPSLLAFTNPTVNSYHRLVPGFEAPISLVYSSRNRSASVRIPITGANPKAKRVETRFPDPSANPYLAFAALMLAGLDGVQNKTEPAAPIDKDIYELPPDEMADIDQVPTSLGAVLDALEADHEYLTRGGVFTDDLIETWIHFKRTQEIAPVQLRPHPHEFELYYDI
- a CDS encoding ABC transporter substrate-binding protein produces the protein MTLRNVRGRRAAMVGTAVATIAALALSGCGAGGTSSADGGDVLTVLVEGGGLAELQPIADLYEEETGTSVKLVELPYDGLYDRIQTELGSGSVSFDVAALDAIWLSAFADGVEPLDDLFTDEVKGDLFPGLVSEAQVDGTYVGMPIFTNSEILYYRTDLFEDAKNKADFEKEYGYPLAPPTTWEQYTDAAEFFTRDTDDDGKVDLYGTDVKGAVETEWLATVSQAGAEQMVMDPASGDVTIDSKEHLAALDYYTSLLPYAPEGAAQLDWAGAQNLFYQGKLAMMRFWGHAYTQTPDDAAVKGKIGAAPMIAGPGGVAGVPGAWYLSVPTAGTKQEEAKDFIAFAYDHNELSVDTSLGLVSRVSAFESQDGVEGRENYPAILETLNSPATRARPATPQWQEIVNTVLTPMLQKAVEPGADNAALLADAKEQIEEITR